DNA from Lineus longissimus chromosome 7, tnLinLong1.2, whole genome shotgun sequence:
AGTCATTGGAATTTGCACAATTGGCGCATTAATGTCCATTTAATCCTCTATTTTAATATTGTCATTGCATGCCAGTGTGGCTGCGGCTGATAACTTGAGAAGTGATGGAAAGGTGATGGGGGTCGTGACAGACGCAGCAAATAACGCTGGATTATTTATCTTGCAGCAGCAGGGAGTTTAATTGGTGTAAATTTGATTGATCAAATTCACCAGTTCACACCATTAAAAGAGGGACGGGTGCGAAACGGTGTTGAAGCAGTCTTAATGTCCCTCCTGGGAAAAGTATCCGTCCCTACTATATGGGGACGGTTTATGatgtggttctatagagacccatGTCAGCTAATACCTCGGCCAATGAACACCGAAGATTCATTTATTCTCGACACTTTATCCCAGGACATGGAAAATTGTTACACCTAGCATTTGGTCAAAcggctcctgactgattttacagttATTGTCTCGTTCAGGTTTTTGCCACTGCTGATACTAATTTGTAGTTTTAATAAAGCGAGACTGCCAGACAAACAAACCACCAGACAGACAAAGACACAGACAGATGAGAAGTTTGTGAGATGACGAAATTCCCTTTCCATCCAGCACCAACGAGGCAGGTTTTCAATGTGTGTGGCCTCACCTGGGCACAGCTGAACTGAATTCAATGGCGTTATGTGGTCCCAGATGCTCGAGCAGGGATCAAAAAGATTGCTTATTTTCGAgaagggtggggggggggggggcgaatgcTTGGGCGACGACCTGGCCAAGCAGAGTCAGAGCCAACATACCATGCAGACCTACCGCCAATGTCAAACCAGTCCCGCACACCCTAAACTGGTCGGTCTGTTGGCCAATCGCACAACCAACTTGTAATACATGCTGGATGTCCAAAACTGGTCCTCCTactaatgtcacaaccagctctGCCATGCCCCTTGACTGAACACAGGTCCTACCGCCAATGTCAAACCAGTCCCGCACACCCTAAACTGGTCGGTCTGTTGGCCAATTGCACAACCAACTTGTAATAGATGGGAGACGTCCAAAACTGGTCCTCCcactaatgtcacaaccagttctgcCATGCCCCTTGACTGAACACAGGTCCTACTGCCAATGTCAAACCAGTCCCGCACACCCTAAACTGGTCGGTCTGTTGGCCAATTGCACAACCAACTTGTAATAGATGGGAGACGTCCAAAACTGGTCCTCCcactaatgtcacaaccagtcctgtCCCAAACAAGTCTACCTGGCAATGCTCTACCTGCATAAATTCCACCACTGAGCAGTAACTAGAGAAACAAGTGATTGCACTAGTGAAGAGTACGACTATTTTATTGACTACCAAACCCATATAAATGTATTTATGTTAAATAATCAATGTTTATAATGCACAATCAATAGTCAGCACCTGATTGGGAATGTACCTCTTGCAGGCTCAACTCCTGTCACCTGGATTTATTATCAGATTTTGTATTCAATTCAtgaatttcttttaaaaagtttggaCATTGTTTCAAATAAGGATTAATGACAACAGACATAAATATGAAAAATAGATACATACTTTTGTAACCAAACAAATCTATTAATAGCCCTAATAAAGATGCAAAAGTCAGTTTTCCGAAAACCTCTAACGTGGCTAGTGTCGTGTAGTGTGTTCCTTGAATTTGGACAGGTGCATGCTGGGAGCACTGCATCATGAAGGTGAAGGTCGTCGTGGTGACAAGGCCGCTGATTATGAGGAGAGCATTCATGCAGATGACACCGAGGACTGGAAGACAAATAACAAGAAGTTAATAAGAATTTAGGGAAATTGGCCAGCTTGCGAGATCGGATGTGAACAGCATCAGTCCTGAAGAGTCAATCATCATGGACAATGGTGAAGCTGTAGATATAATCTCCAGTGAATTTGAATCCAGTCAACAGATTGCACTTTCTAACTCTCACTGAGCAAGGGAGTGGATTTGTTGGGCTGGCTGTTGAGGTGTCTTTCATTGTCTTGTTCACCAGAATTGGTAACATCTGTAATCTTAACCATAGCTAATTTGATACTCACAGAAGAAGCTGGGTCTCCAGAATGACACAAGGAGAAACATACTAGTCAGGGGTATCAGCTGGAGGAGGAAGAGATGCTGCAGAAACGAATGTGCAGCAACACTGAAAAATGAGCAGGAGAAGGCTGGATTCAGACCAATTTTCCCCCAGAGGACAAAGGCTGACATGTCCTGTTGAGCCAATAACATTCAAATGTACCTTTCTATCTTGATTTTACTGCATTTACCTATAGGCAACTCTATGCATCATTGCCATTTTAATCACACTACTTTAAAGATTAATGACTGAAATATCCAATACTTACTGGCACTTGGACAAGAGGAATCCAGCGAGAGCTGAGCCAAATATGGACGTGATCTGACCGAGGACTCCTACCCAGAACCCAATATCAGCAGACGATACGTTCTGGTCGACCATGTAGAGTGGAAATGAACTGAGGGCACCCTGCTCACCTGGAGAAACAGAAAAGAATGGACAATTAGTTGGTGCCACTTGTAATATTTCACACTCGTACAACGAATCTAGCAATATCAGGATACAATGAGGAAGTACAGGTATCAGAATTAACTGTGACAAAAATGCTTTAGGCCTAAACCTCATATGAGGTCTGTGATAGACATAGAGGAGAGAAGATGATCTCAACAATGTCTAAACTCACCTAACTTATAGATGAGCACGAATCCAAGTAACCATTTAGTTCCCTGTGGTTTCAGGACATCCCTAAGAATACCAAAGTATGACATGTCCTGCACTTGTAGCACCTTCATTTCCTGCATTCCTGAATCTTTCTCTGTTTGTCCTGCATTAGAATTTGCCTTTGTAAAGGCACTTGCATCTTTTAAACTCTGTGACGAGAACACAAACAAAACAGAGAGAAAATAAATCAAGGTCAACATCGTAAATAAAAGTTTCAACCCAATAATGTCCACCAGCCATAATAGAACGCCGCCTCCGATAATTGCACCGAATTTGTATCCCACAACTTGAGCCGTATTGCCTTGTCCGAGTTGGTTGGATGAGAGAATCTGAATAGCGATGCTGTCAACGGCGATGTCCTGTGTCGCCGTGAAGCAGTTTAATAAGAATAACAAGATACTGAGGGCGATGAGTTCTGCTTGGGAGAGGTAGGATGCGAAAGCACACGTCATGGCTAGCCCTGCCATACTCCAGATTAACCATTCACGCTTGGTCCCATACTTGTCAATAAAAGGTGCCCACAAAGCCTTACATAACCAAGGTATCAACAAGAGTTTGAAAAATGTCAGATTTGTTAGCGACATGCCGCTGGATCGGAGGTAGACTGGCAGAAAACGAGATTGGAGGCCATATGGAATGCCTTGCACAAAATACAGGAAACTCAACAGGAGGATGTTCTTGGATGGAACCATCTTCGACCTGCAATGCAAAAAGATATTATTTCGTTAGTGACAGTTTATTCAAAATTATGCAAGGCCGAGGGACACTGTGAGACAGTTTCTCCTTCTTCTTTAttaaaacaattattttcattttcaacaagGCACCACAAAGCACCAAAAGGGCAACAGAAGAACAACTGGCTGAACCAATTAGCAAACCCAATCTGACAGGGAAACCAATTAGCTAGTCTAACTGATatccaacagatggcagcactcaaACCTAAATCAGAATTTCACTTTTAATTCACAATTGTCACAAGAAATTAAAACTGTAAAGTGTTATTACTGGTATTGAGGGATTCGTTAAAACTTGCCCTTTACCTTTACACTAGATATTTTGCTTTAAGATGTTTTAAAATGGACAGATTTGCTAAAAATCAGCTGCAAATTTGccacatttaatttttttgctATTTTCGGTTATGTCGCTACACTTTTGTAGTCGAACTAAATCTACcttgaaatatttatttatatGGCTTAATTTTGCCTAATTCAACTAATTAGTTATCAAAATAAAGTCATTTTATATTCTATGATACTGCTTTTAATACTTATTCAGCTGTTTATAAGACTTAAGTTTGAATTGGAAGTAATTTTTGCAACACCATCActaatgtcaacaaatgacAAAATTGCTGAAGATAATGCAATGTGACCTGCCCTTCAACCATGATATATTGCGTGCTTTGCGAAATGTCACTCCCAGATCTTGACATGGTTGATACATGAAGTTCAAAGGAGAAGCATAGGACGGAGCTTAGGCAGTTTACTTTCTTTGTTGAGGTAGTTTGAAGGCGTTTTCTTGGCAGATTagttttggcagcattttttcatacatgtattttcaattttcattcacCTGACCAGGCATCTGTATGGTATCTTCGATAGTCCAGGGTAACACGACCAGTcaggtaacacgaccaccccggtaccaaGACCActggaaaacctaatcatgcattttgtccccgggcTTTCACACTTCACTAATGCGACCTAcccagtaacgcgaccattcaaccttaGACCCATGAGTGGTGGTgttaccagggttccactgtatatttttgtgattttgttaTCCTCACTTCTTTGAGGGGATGATTACACGTCATGAAATCATTGCTCACTTGTCTAGATTAAGTAAGATGCCAAATAGTAAACTTTATCCTCTATCATCTCTTCCAGGTACTGACCCAGCATGGCTGCTGAAGACGGACCTCCATTCTCTCTCGATGCATTCATTAGTGATCTGGATGCTGCTTTACACAAGACATCTGATGACACTCTCGCTGCTGCAATCCTGTCACAGGATTTAGTAACTGTTAAAGTAAAATGGAAGAATGAGTCTCTTTACTACACACATCCAGTAAGTATGAAACATGAAACATAAAGACATCACAAATTCTCAAATTGATCTACAAATTTCTAGTCTTGAACAAAGGAACCTTTTAAACATCGCAAATTCTTGAATTAACAACATTCATATTGTGTTCTTATCTTCCGCAGGGCACAGGCCTGTCATATCTCCAGTTGGCAGTCACCAGGGGCAACCTAGATGTCGTTACCTTTCTCATCAAAGCAGGAGCAGACGTCAACTACATGGCCTACAAACCAAACAAATACACCAACCTATCCTGTTTGCATTTGGCTGTCAGCTTTGCCTGCAGGCCTGAAGTCTTTGAATGTCTCTTCAATGCCGGCTGTGACACTGAGACCCACCTGTTGATAGATTCTAGTACTAGCCTGAATGGCTTGACGCCACTACACATAGCAATACTTCGCAATGACGTGGACTCATTTGACCTATTATTGGACAAAGCTGTCCTAAACGTGCAAACTCTAGGTGGTTACTCGCCGTTACATCTGACTGCCATGGTGGATAACAACGCTATGATGACGACCCTGCTCAAACTGGACATCATAAAACAGGTCTATGCTAACAATGGTGCTACTGCTCTTTACACAGCAGCTAAACATGGGTCTTCAAAGGTCTTGAAAATTCTATTAGGAAATGGTTACAGCGTTGAGAAAAGGGTTACAGGAGGTCTTACCCCATTACATGCCGCAGTCCTGAAAGGTTCATCAGCCTGTGTGGCTGCGTTGTGCGAAGCTGGTTGTGATGTGGAGCCAGTGGCATCTGCCGTCAACCACAAGGGGAAGCTCTTGAAGGGTGCAGATGCCTTGAGGGATGCAACTCCTCTCCATTTTGCAGTACATAAAGGCCATCTGCAGTGTGTAGAAATATTGTTAAAGAATCATGCAAATCCGACAACCGTTtgctggaaaaagaaaaaagacgaAAACTTGAGTCCGCTTCATTTGGCTGTGATAAACAATTCCGTCCAGATTGCGGAGTTACTTCTCAAACATGATGCGGATATCAATGCAGAGAATAACGTTGGATTGACACCGTTACTTTGTGCCGTCATATTGAAAAGGACAGACATGGTGGAGTTTCTGTTGAAGCAGGATCGCGTTGGTGTCAATAAATGTATTCATGGCTCGACCTCTTCTCCGTTGATCTATGCCATTAGTCATGAACTAGAAAAGATAGCTCTGCTGCTTATCCAGCATCCAAATATCCAGTTGAATCAGCGAGTTGTTTTTGAAGAAAAGGATGGTGATTTGCATCGTGAGGTCACACTGATACATATCGCGCTCATCTTGGGTCAGACGAGGATTGTGGAGGCTTTAATCAAGTATGGAGCAGACGTCAGGCACAAAATAAACTTCAATGGTAAGGACAGAAATCTGCTGAGAATTTCCCGATCTTTTCTTGGTGAATCAAGTAATTAAGACCTGTCTTGGTGACTTGGTCGATTAAAAATCCTCTCAAAATAACTTGATGCCGCGAGAGACACAGTTTGTCATCTCTCTGAACCCCTCTACCCTCTCAAAGACAAAAAGTCCTAACCTCTGGCAAAACTTTAAGAATCAGGTTCAAGTGAAAACTAATACGCTTTGCTTTAAATTTCAGATGGTGAAGAGCTTAATGTCTCCCTCATGCATAACGTCTCACGATATCATCGCAATGACATGATCAAGATACTGGCTGTTGCTGGAACGCCGCTGGATTCGCAGACCAATGAGGGAATCACTCCACTAATGATGGCGGTCGAAGGTCCCAACATCGAATTGATGAAGTTCCTTCTCGAAAAAGGTTAACATGATTTTCAGTTCACATGTTTTAGTGCACCAGGCTGATAATCAGAAGTTTGTCGCTGCAACTCTCAGATCACTGTTGTTCCATCTATATTTCCTCAAgaaagacacttaaccctacaGGAAAGTAGAATTGCATTTCCTTATCAATTTTTACCATTTCTCTCCAGGCGCAGATGTGAATTTACAGGACGAAACCCATGACATGACGGCCCTGATGCGGACAGCTGAAGACGGACTCATTCAGGCGACAAGACTTCTCCTCAATACCAGGAgatgtgaccttgacattcAAGATGATGAAGGTGAACTTAGTGTGGCCATTTGAAGCAAAGTTCAGAAGTGAAAATGCACATTGCAATACACAGACGAGGTTTGTCCTGCAAAAGATACTctcatcaaaaatgtcaaagtaTGAAATATCTTAGAACACCGAGTTTgccaaaatcagaaaacacttGACCATGAAGAGTAATTTGAAGCAAAAGACTGACTAACTTTACGAGCCAATTTCAACCAATCGTGAAATGGCCTACAGAATGACCCAACTCTTCTCTCTCTAGGTCTGACAGCACTCCATTCAGCCTTGACTTACGGCAATGAAGTTGTTGCTCACATGTTAATCGATCACGGAGCAGACGTCAATCTGAAGAGTGGCCGAGTTGCAGACCGGGACAGACTCACACCACTCGTTCTGGCCATCGAGTACTCAGACGTGAGGATGGTGCGGCGTCTGCTGGAGAAGGGGGCAGATCCAAACGGTCGGTTCATGAGAGACTTCACGCCACTGCACCTGGCCGCCCAATTGAACAAGGTTCAAGAGGTTAAAGATCTCTTGAGGTATCTACAGTTATTATTGTCAATGTTGCGTTATCTTTTTATGTGTGTTTACATGTGCCTCTATGGTTGGTCACCAATAAGAATTACCGACGTCTTCGGCCAGAGATGGAGAGTCTATCTCAAGCTACTCCTGTTTCTCATGACGTCTTTTGCTTCCACTCGTTAACTTGCAATGAGGTGCAAAAAATCTTGGTCTGAAATCTTATTCAAAATAAGTAAGAATTTTAAAAGTAAAGTGTCCTGCCCAGTGTCACAAGCAATGAGTAAGTGCCTGGTAGGAGACCATGATAGCAAAAATCATCCCGCCATCTTTACCAATTGAGAAAGAATTGCATCGGTTTGTTATTTCAGGTTTGGAGCCAAAATCAACGTTGAATCGACAAGAGGTGAAACACCGATCCATTTCGCTCTTTATTTTGAAGCAATGGGTGCGGCTGAAGTGTTAATCCGTCGCGGCGCCCAACTCATGGCAAACGGAGAGATCGCTCGTTATCTGAAGGGTACCGTGATTCATTACGCTGCATATAAAGGACAAACAGAAATGGTGGATCTACTCGCCGATTTCGGCGCAGAGATATACTCGAGTGGTGAATCCAGTATCGCACGCGATGTGTCACCTCTTTGGTTTGCCTCTCGTGGCTCAGCAGATCAGTCGTTGGAGTGCTTTAAGAAATTGATCCGTCTCGGCTGCGATGTGAGTGCTCGCACAGATGATGGTACACCTGTGGCGTGTGAGGTTTTCAGGAACGCAGCTGATTCTGTAAATGAAAATAGGGTTAAACTGCTGTTAAGACATGGCGCAGATATTGGGGGCCCTGGCGCACTGACTATGCATCCGAGCCCAACGTTGTTACGTCTTCTCATTCAGGCTGGGATTGATGTGAAAAGTGGATTAGATTTCATTGGTGAGGTGATCCCTCATCAAGCTATAGCCAAATCTGAGAATCCAGATTGCTTAAGACTTGTGAATACATTCGGTTGTGAACTTGATGATCTAGATATAAATGGGTTGAGTGCTCTGCATATCGCAGCTGCA
Protein-coding regions in this window:
- the LOC135491322 gene encoding major facilitator superfamily domain-containing protein 3-like; its protein translation is MVPSKNILLLSFLYFVQGIPYGLQSRFLPVYLRSSGMSLTNLTFFKLLLIPWLCKALWAPFIDKYGTKREWLIWSMAGLAMTCAFASYLSQAELIALSILLFLLNCFTATQDIAVDSIAIQILSSNQLGQGNTAQVVGYKFGAIIGGGVLLWLVDIIGLKLLFTMLTLIYFLSVLFVFSSQSLKDASAFTKANSNAGQTEKDSGMQEMKVLQVQDMSYFGILRDVLKPQGTKWLLGFVLIYKLGEQGALSSFPLYMVDQNVSSADIGFWVGVLGQITSIFGSALAGFLLSKCHVAAHSFLQHLFLLQLIPLTSMFLLVSFWRPSFFFLGVICMNALLIISGLVTTTTFTFMMQCSQHAPVQIQGTHYTTLATLEVFGKLTFASLLGLLIDLFGYKSMYLFFIFMSVVINPYLKQCPNFLKEIHELNTKSDNKSR
- the LOC135491333 gene encoding ankyrin-2-like — its product is MAAEDGPPFSLDAFISDLDAALHKTSDDTLAAAILSQDLVTVKVKWKNESLYYTHPGTGLSYLQLAVTRGNLDVVTFLIKAGADVNYMAYKPNKYTNLSCLHLAVSFACRPEVFECLFNAGCDTETHLLIDSSTSLNGLTPLHIAILRNDVDSFDLLLDKAVLNVQTLGGYSPLHLTAMVDNNAMMTTLLKLDIIKQVYANNGATALYTAAKHGSSKVLKILLGNGYSVEKRVTGGLTPLHAAVLKGSSACVAALCEAGCDVEPVASAVNHKGKLLKGADALRDATPLHFAVHKGHLQCVEILLKNHANPTTVCWKKKKDENLSPLHLAVINNSVQIAELLLKHDADINAENNVGLTPLLCAVILKRTDMVEFLLKQDRVGVNKCIHGSTSSPLIYAISHELEKIALLLIQHPNIQLNQRVVFEEKDGDLHREVTLIHIALILGQTRIVEALIKYGADVRHKINFNDGEELNVSLMHNVSRYHRNDMIKILAVAGTPLDSQTNEGITPLMMAVEGPNIELMKFLLEKGADVNLQDETHDMTALMRTAEDGLIQATRLLLNTRRCDLDIQDDEGLTALHSALTYGNEVVAHMLIDHGADVNLKSGRVADRDRLTPLVLAIEYSDVRMVRRLLEKGADPNGRFMRDFTPLHLAAQLNKVQEVKDLLRFGAKINVESTRGETPIHFALYFEAMGAAEVLIRRGAQLMANGEIARYLKGTVIHYAAYKGQTEMVDLLADFGAEIYSSGESSIARDVSPLWFASRGSADQSLECFKKLIRLGCDVSARTDDGTPVACEVFRNAADSVNENRVKLLLRHGADIGGPGALTMHPSPTLLRLLIQAGIDVKSGLDFIGEVIPHQAIAKSENPDCLRLVNTFGCELDDLDINGLSALHIAAAFGRVETVTYLVNCGADINLRVKSYFTLRNATPLHIAAWKGYEDVIVKLMEAGCDFNAVCGLEANNDLENVTALHITAWNASNDDMAQFLLGHSDPNLQNSAGETALFMAVSRGNIGVFRALMGAGCYFDVGTHLLMTPLIQAVKGGEMEMVEELIQAGCNVNAEAMLSQDDDETGDDIIADFTALHVAAEKGFSSIVKMLIEAGAWLDAKETRGGVGGYTPLHCAVVKSHGDVIAILAKAGCDINAQLDSGWSALHLSAKENNMDVVKQLVNLGIDPMLVTLGEGRTASEFSHNAELTSLLVGYEASWKHKHQRRTVKSRLSLQRRISMKVMEEFSTDDYDAAASSGVVVEGAPAEGSG